The Brassica oleracea var. oleracea cultivar TO1000 unplaced genomic scaffold, BOL UnpScaffold01466, whole genome shotgun sequence genomic sequence actattgtttcattctccaaaatataataaaaataataacttaattttgcgcaaggcgcgggtcttatcctagtccCATATTAAACTGAATTGTCCAAGGAGTCAAAGCAAGTAGAGAGTCAATACCCGAACCAGCTACACTTTTCTGTTAAATCGGAGATCGGTTTGACCGATAATCCGGTTAACAGGAAAAAGAAAGTCAACATACCTATCTGGTGCGCTCTTGACTTCCTCTGTGTTCTTTAGTTTAAAATACCATTTTGAccctcccaaaaaaaaaatgaaaacataaactcGAGTTCTCGTACGTCTTACCATGAACCGAGTATTACACAAAAACTTATCCCATTATTTACCAAAATACCCTCGAAGTCATGGTCACTAAATGACCTCTTGTTTGGCGACGGCGTCGTCTCCGGCGGAGGAAGATGCGATCGCGGGAGGAATGGTGCTGCTAAGGACGGAAGTGATCTGATTGACGATGGAGGAGAGATGGTTGTTGATGGTTGTGACGGTGGAGAGGTTTGGTTTCGCGGTTGGGACGTTGCTCGCCAAGACCTGAATCCCGACGGTGAGGAGACACGACGGCAGAGGATGCGAGTTGACGGAAACACCCTCGACTTGATCGGGATAGTTCACGGGGACGACGGAGAACCCTAGGGGCAAAAGCGGAATACCGGAAGGATCTTCGCCGTTCATCGCGTGTTGGATGTAGTCGACGTCGACGGAGGAGTAGACGATTAAGCTGCCGGAGTTATCTATGCAGCTCTCTTGAAGCATCAGGTCCACGTTATGCCATGAGTTGCTCGAGACCTGTAATAAGTACAAGTGTATGTAACACAcaaatcaatattatttttttgcaaatttagggtttcaaagtTAGGGTTTGAACTTACATTGATTCGAAGAAGAGAGATGCAGTTTCCAGGATGCGAACCATTGGCGATATGAGCAACCTCATGAGGTGAACTTCCACTGAACAAAACCTCCAACTAcagagaaagtaaaaaaaaacaaatcggtTCAAATTCTTATTACTACTGAAGTTAGTTCAGTGATTTGATGATCAATGGGTTTGGTTTTTACCAGAGAATGGTGATGTTGATGACGGAGAAGATCAAATACTTTAGCGTGGGAGAACGGAAGACAAGTGGTTGAGACAGCAGCAAGAACAACTCCAGTAGGCTGACCAGGCTCACACACTTTCCTTGTCGTGATTCTCACAGTGTCCTTGGTTGTTTCAGACAGAGCGGTCCAAGATTGTCCGTACGAAGTGCTTATATTCACACAGAATGTTTTCACCATCCTCTGTGATAGCCTCATCATGTTCCTCCTCCCTTCTGCAGATCGAATTACtgttaacaaaaaacaaaaaaaaaaacaaaaccagagCTTTAGTGATGGTTTTATAAATCTAGGGATATAAATTAAATGTGGTTTAGATTACTAGCCTCCAAGATCACTTATGTTTCTAGCCATTAAGCTAGCCATCCTCTCGCATTGTCTCTCCAACACGTCGAGCCAACGGCTAGCTCCAAAAGCGATTCCGGTTTTCACATACTCAGCGAATATCTCGTGCACGTGCCTCTCGTTAACTTCCACGTGCTCGACCCACTTGACTTGTGAGTATCCATTAGGCATGTCTTGAATGATGCAGCCTGAAGGCTTTCTCTTATACTCATGAGGAGTGTTTGCACTCAATGGCTGGATCTGGTCGATCGGGAAATCTACGATTGCCCAGTTCCCGTTTTCGACGTTTTGTTCCACATAACGTAGAAAATATGCTTCTCGAGTTGGAACCAACGGAGACAGAACCTGTAACTCTGCATACATCTAGTAAAACATAACAAGTTGTTAACAACACTAGAAAGATCCGTTATGTTTGTTCTGCAAGTTGTTAATCGAATTTTGCTATATTACCAGTAGAAGAGAACCACTAGCTCCAGACACTCCAGATGAAATGATCTGAACCGTTTTCGCCCTAGCCACAATAGAGCAGAACATCTCCGACCACTTATCCTACAgttcaaaaatccaaaaatttatcgattaatccaaaaaatgatttaaatgaaAGGCGTTTGTTTGTGAAATGTTTACTATACTTACAGCATTTAGAAACGCGTCAACAAGCGTGATGCTGTTCATGATGACAACTGCGTTTGCCTTTGAAGCTTCTCTACGAAAATCCCCTTTGTTGTTATGATTCTCCATTGTCCATGCGAACAACCTCTTGTACTCTTCCTCGTTCAGACACAAAATCTCGCCACCCATCTTGTCGGATTTCTTCTTAATCCACAAAGGCTCCTCTGTGTAACACATTTTAGTAAGTTCGTGGACACAAGAAACAGCAATCTCCATAGCGATAACCTTTTCTTCATCAGCAAGTAACATGTTGTAGCCGTTGCTGTTGTTATTAGTTTGAACTGGGAGGTAACAAGCAGTGTCTTGTGGAGGAAGCAACATCATGTCTGAACAAGGTTGTTCTTGAAAGTTTCCTGCGTATACGCTCATGTCAAGCTCCAGTGAAGGTTGATGATGTTGAACCTCTAGAGGAGGATTGATCATCGGCTGTGATGATTCCATTGGACGGCCAGTGTATCTTGAAGCTATGGAGCATAGACGATCAAGCTGTGTTGAATAGACAATTAATTTGTTACGCAATCCCaattaaatatgtatctttttgttaaataaattggTCAGTACATTAAACCCAATAAAAATTGGATTAAATCAAaccgaagcaaagcaaataacAGGCTTGTATTCAAAATtaccaatttaattaattaggaTTAAcattatgatttcatttttcaaGTGATAGGTTCACAGAATATCGATTACTTTTCCACCGTAAACTCAAAACGCAGAAATTCTTTTAAGGTAATCAGAACCAAACCAATATTTCAAATGGTTGTGAATAATTGGAGTTACCTCTTCACGGAGGCGACAATTCTCAATGTGGAGTTCGTTGAAAGGAATGTCGCCGAGTACGGTGGGGCCGCCGCAAGAAGGACACGAGAGGCACCGTAGCTCCGCCTGAAGATGAGAATTCTCTGCCTTAAGATTATCGTTGTCTGCCCTTAACATCACATTCT encodes the following:
- the LOC106321351 gene encoding homeobox-leucine zipper protein HDG5-like; translated protein: MLTMGEENVMTTDNRFASPQPPSSSPATIQSPNFNFNPFNSFSSIIPKEEHGMMSMSMLMMMGDGGVEEMMENGSAGGSFGSGSEQAEDPKSGNEFDVAELQDEEQPPPAKKKRYHRHTNRQIQEMEALFKQNPHPDDKQRQRLSHELGLKPRQVKFWFQNRRTQMKAQQDRAENVMLRADNDNLKAENSHLQAELRCLSCPSCGGPTVLGDIPFNELHIENCRLREELDRLCSIASRYTGRPMESSQPMINPPLEVQHHQPSLELDMSVYAGNFQEQPCSDMMLLPPQDTACYLPVQTNNNSNGYNMLLADEEKVIAMEIAVSCVHELTKMCYTEEPLWIKKKSDKMGGEILCLNEEEYKRLFAWTMENHNNKGDFRREASKANAVVIMNSITLVDAFLNADKWSEMFCSIVARAKTVQIISSGVSGASGSLLLMYAELQVLSPLVPTREAYFLRYVEQNVENGNWAIVDFPIDQIQPLSANTPHEYKRKPSGCIIQDMPNGYSQVKWVEHVEVNERHVHEIFAEYVKTGIAFGASRWLDVLERQCERMASLMARNISDLGVIRSAEGRRNMMRLSQRMVKTFCVNISTSYGQSWTALSETTKDTVRITTRKVCEPGQPTGVVLAAVSTTCLPFSHAKVFDLLRHQHHHSLLEVLFSGSSPHEVAHIANGSHPGNCISLLRINVSSNSWHNVDLMLQESCIDNSGSLIVYSSVDVDYIQHAMNGEDPSGIPLLPLGFSVVPVNYPDQVEGVSVNSHPLPSCLLTVGIQVLASNVPTAKPNLSTVTTINNHLSSIVNQITSVLSSTIPPAIASSSAGDDAVAKQEVI